CGTCGGCCAGTTCGGGGTCGATCAGCAGCATCCGGGCCCCGCAGTGCGAGACGATGTAGTCCACCTCGGCGGTGTTGAGACGGAAGTTGACCGGCACCGAGATCCGCCCCGCGGCGCTGACCCCCAGCATGGTCGTGACCAGCCGGGCGGCGTTGTGCGACACGATCGCCACCCGTTCTCCGGTACCGAGCCCGAGACGGTCGAGGGAGGCGGCCAGCGCCCGCGTCCGTGCCGCCACCTCGCCGTAGCTGAGCGTCCCCCAGCTCGGCGCCGGCTGGTCGGGTTCGTCGATCAGCGCCGGGCGGTCGGGATAGACGTGCGCCGCCCGGTCGATGAAGTCCCCCACGGTCAGCGGTACTTTCATGCGCCCTCCCGCTCGCCCGAGTCGTGACTGCCCGACTCGCGACCGGACCTGCAATCTAGCCTTGACGCCCGGCGGCCTCGGCGCCGGGCGGAGCCACCGGAGACGGTGTGGCGGCGCCGCGGTCGCGGCGGCCGGGACCGCCGGACAACGGACTCGAGACCCACCCGGAATCACGAACGAGACGCGGAATGACGATCAGGGAGCCGGAGGAACGACCATGACACGCCAACCCCTGGTGGCGGTGGAACCGCAGTGCTGGCGGCGGGATGACCTGGCGGGGGCGGTCAGCGCCGGCGGGGGGATCGTGGTGCCCCCCGCCGAGGCGGAGGGCCTGATCTGGGCCGACCCCCAGAACCCCGACCTGCTGGGTCCGGTGCTGCACGCCGCGCCGCAGTTGCGCTGGATCCAGCTGCCCTACGCCGGCATCGAGCCCTACCTGGCGTTCCTGGACGACGAGCGGCTCTGGACGTGCGGCAAGGGCGTGTACGCCGAGCCGGTGGCGGAGATGGCGCTGGGCATGCTGCTGGCGGGGATGCGCGGCTTCACCAGCTACCTGCCGGCCCGGAGTTGGCTGGAGCCCGAGGGCCGCAACCTGCGCGACGCCGCCATCACGATCCTGGGCGGTGGCGGCATCACCGTCGAGCTGCTGAAGCTGCTGGCGCCGTTCGAGTGCGACACAACGGTGCTGCGCCGACATCCCGAACCGCTCCCGGACGCCGACGGAGTCCGGATCGTCGGGCCTGCGAGCCTCGACGAGGCGCTTGCCGGCACCGACGCCGTCGTCGTGGCGATGGCCCTCACCGCCGAGACCAGGGGCATCATCGACGCCGGGGCACTGGCGAGGATGCCGGAGCACTGCTGGCTCGTCAACGTGGCGCGCGGCGAGCACGTCGTGACCGATGACCTCGTGGACGCCCTGGGTGCGGGGACCATCGCCGGCGCGGCGCTGGACGTGACCGATCCTGAACCGCTGCCCGACGGCCACCCGCTGTGGGATCTGCCGAACTGCATCATCACCCCGCACGTGGGCAACACGCCCGAGATGGGGATGACGCTGCTGAACCGCCGGGTGACCGAGAACGTGCGCCGTTACGCAGCGGGCGAGCCGTTGCTGGGGCCGGTGAACACCGCCCTCGGCTACTGAACGCGCGGCACCGGCGGCGCGGACGGCCGCTGGTGCCGGACGGGGGGCTAGGACCCGCTGGGGATGCGCAACTCGATCAGCCGGCTGGCGCCGCCGTCGTGTCGGATGACCCGCAAGGCTCTCCCGCCGACGGCGTGCCGGGCGGGGCTGAAGGAGGCCGAATCCATCCAGAGTTCGACGGCCTCGAACTGCTCGATGTCGGCCGCCAGCACGGCCGGGTCCAGGCCGGCGGTGCGCTGGACCGCCCGGATGAAGATCCACAGCGCCTCGGCACCGGTGACCGCCCAGCCGACACGGTCCTCGACCTCCGCCAGACCACGGGGATCGACGTCCTGCGCTGCGTCCTCCGGCTCCCGGCGCAGATCGCCGGTGATGATCGAGGCGAAGTAGGCGTTCACCTGCGCGCTCGGGTCGTCGCCGAACGTGGACGCCTCGGTGATCACCGTCAGCGGTTCCAACCCGAAGACGCCGCGCTGCCAGGCCACGCCGTCCAGCGCCGCCGGCGCCAGCACCTCCGTGCCGATGCCCGCCGACCGCAGCAATTCGAACATCCGGATGCCGCGCCCGCCGACCGCGGCGCAGAGCACCACAGCGGGGTGATCGGCCACCCGTTCCAGCGCCCGGGCCGTTGCCCGCGCCCCGACGACGGGCTGCGCGGCGATCCAGAAGCGGTCGAATCCCAGTGTGAAGCCCCGCGTGCCTCCCAGCTCGGTGAAGCGGCGGTCGAAGCTGTCGCACATCTGAACGGCCTCGGCCTTGTCGGCCTCCACCAGGGTCGCCGCCGAGGAGATCCCCGCGTCGACGGCGTACTCGGCGAGCGCCCGCCCGTAGGCCTGCGCGGAGGTCCCGGCGGAGAACACCCGAGCTCGCCCCGTCGCCACCGTCGGCAGGGGCTCGGGCCCGCACGGCACGATCACGAGCGCGCCGGCGCCGTGGGCCGCCTCGCGTACCGGCCGGCTGAAGTACGGGTCGCAGGACGTGAAGATCACCGCCACGTCCCTGTCGATCAGCCGCCGCGCCGCGTCGAAAGCGGTGTTGAGCTCGGAATCCGAGTCCTCGAACAGCAACTCCAGAGGCCTCCCCAGCAGCCCGCCGGAGGAGTTGACCTGCCGCACCGCGTAGGCGAGGGCGTCGAGCACCGGGCCGTCGTGCGGTGCGAGTCGGCCGCCGACCGCCATGATCACACCGATCCTCACCGGCTCGGGACTCCCGGCCGTGCCGGCGTCCCGGGCGTCGACCCCGGCTGCCGGGGCGGTGGCCGCCGCCGACGTCACCCCCGTCGCGGCGACCGCCGGGGTCGAGCCGGTGTCCGCCGACGCCGGCTCGGACTGCTCGGTCGGATCGCCGGAACAGGCGGCGGCCAGCAGAGCCGCCACCGTCAGGACTGCGGCGACTCCATGGCGGCTGCGCACATCACGGAGGCTACGCCCCGAAGACCCCGGAGCGAAGGAGGCGAGGGCGGCCCTGAGGGCGACGCGGCGGGGAGCGGAGGAGGGTGGCGGGGCGGGAAGCCGCCCGGGGCGTTGCCGGCCGGGGCGACCGTCAGCCCGCCACGAGCGCCCGCAGCGACTGGCGCAGCGAGCCTGCGGTGGCGATCACCGCCGACGGCTCGTAGCCGCAGTGCGCCATGCAGCTGGCGCAGCGCTCGTCGCGACCGCGCCCGTAGCTGTCCCAGTCGGTCGTCTCGAGCAACTCCTGGTAGGTCTCGGCATACCCGTCCGCCATGAGGTAGCAGGGCCGCTGCCAGCCGAACACGGAGTAACTGGGGATCCCCCACGGGGTGCACTGGTAGTCCACCTTGCCCTCGAGGAAGTCCAGGAACAGCGGCGAGTGGTTGAGGCGCCAGCGCTTGCGGCGCCCGTCGGCGAAGGCCTCCCGGAACAGCCGCCTGGTCTCGGCCACCTGCAGGAAGTGCTCCTGGTCGGGGGCCTTCTCGTAGGCGTAGCCCGGGGAGATCATGAGCGAGTCCACCCCCAGGTCGTCGTTCAGGAAGTCCAGAACGCCGCGCACCGACTCGGGCGTGTCGGTGTTGAAGAAGGTGCTGTTGGTGGTGACCCGGAAGCCGCGCTTCTTGGCGTCCCGGATGGCTTCGACCACTTCGTCGAAGACGCCCTCCCGAGCCACCGCGATGTCGTGGCGCTCGCGCAGCCCGTCCACGTGCACCGCCCAGGAGAAGTAGGGCGAGGGCTTGAACTGGTCCATCCGGCGACGCAGCAGCACGCCGTTGGTGCAGAGGTACACGAACTTCTTCCGCTCCAGCAGCGCCTCCACGATGTCGGCGATCTGCGGATGCAGCAACGGCTCGCCCCCGGCGATGGAGACCATCGGCGCGCCGCACTCCTCCATGGCGCCCACGCACTCCTCGACGCTGAGACGCTTGCGCAGGATCTCGGTGGGGTGCTGGATCTTGCCGCAGCCGGGACATGCCAGGTTGCAGGCGAACAGCGGCTCCATCTCCACGATGAGTGGGTACTTGTGGCGGCCCCGGAGCCTGTTGGCGGCCATGTAGGCGCCGACCCGGGCCGCCTGTCGAAGCGGGATGCCCATCAGGAACCACCTCCAGGGGCTGCTCTCTCCAGCCCTCGCCATCTGTCGGGTGCGATCGGTGTCTCCCGGGAATTCAGCGTCGCGGCGATCCGGGAGATGACCGCCAGGGCCCGACGCGCCCGCCACGGTAGCGACAACGACACCAGCTCCGCGGCCGGCGTGTCGCAAACGACCCTGACCACCGCCAACGGCGCCGGATCGGCAGCCAGCAGCCACCACGACTCCATGTCGACGGCCAGGGTTCCGTCGCCGGCGAGGCGGCGGCGCTCCACCCCGCGCACGGTCCGGGTCACCGATCGCACCGGACCGCGCACCGCCGGGACGCCCGCCTCGCGCAGCCCGACCCGGATCGTCTCGGCCACCCGTCCCCAGGCGGAGCGATCGGGTCCGGGGCCGTGCACCACATCGGCCACGAGCACGTCACCGGGCTCGAGCGAATCGGTGACGGCGCCCGCCAGCCCCAGCACGATGGCTCCGGGCAGGTCCCCGGGGACCTGCCGCCGGGCCGCGAAGGCCGCGGCGCGGCGCGGCCCCATGCCGGTGCGCACCACTCCTGCGCTGCGGGCCCCTCGCCGCGCGGCCGCCGCCTCCAGGTGAAGCGGGCACCAGAATTCGAGGCTCACCGCCGCGGCTCCTCCCCGGCGGTGGCTCGCAGGAAGCGGCCCAGCGCCATGGTCGGGAACACCTGCCGGTAGAGGTGGTAGTTGATGTAGAAGTAGCCCTGGAAGCCGGTGCCGGTGTACTGGGGCTCCTCCCAGGTGCCATTAGGACGGCAGGCGCCGGCCAGCCACGCCACGCCGCGGCGGGTCGGCTCGCCGAACTCATCCGCAGCCATGAGCGCCAGCAGCGCCCAGGCGGTCTGGGAGGCGGTGGGGTCGCCGCGACCCCGCCAGCTGTCGGACTCATAGGACCGCAGATCCTCGCCCCAACCCCCTTCGGGGCCCTGCGTGGCGTGCAGCCAGCGCACGGCGCGGCGGATGCGGCGGTCGCTGGGCGGCACGCCCACCGCTCGCAGCGCCGGCAGCACCGCGCCGAGGCCGTACAGGTGGTTCACACCCCAGCGCCCGAACCAGGATCCGTCGCGCTCCTGGTCGAGCCACAGCCAGTCCACGGCGCGCCGCAGGCGGCGGGCGTCGACGGGAATGTCGGTGTGGGCGCGCACCCAGCAGAGCATCTCCACCACGTGCGCGGTGACGTCGGAACTCGGCGGGTCGATGACCTCGCCGAAGTCGCAGAATGGCAGTTGCTCGCAGAGGCGCCGGACGTTGTCGGCATCGAAGGCGGCGTAGCCGCCGTCGCTGCTCTGCATACCTTCGGCCCAGGCGACGGCGCGAGCGATCGCCTCGTTGGCGCGCTCGGGATCGGAGGCCTGGGCATGGCCCAGCGCCAGCACCACCTCGGCGGTGTCGTCGAGGTCGGGGTAGTTGTCGTTCTGGAACTCGAAGGCCCAGCCGCCGGGGGCCAGCTGCGGGCGCCGGGCCGCCCAGTCGCCGCGCACCCGCACCTCCTCGTCCAGCAGCCAATCGGCGGCGCTCACCATCGCCGGGTGGTCGCGGCGCAGCCCGGCGTCGCCGAGGGCAACGACCGCCAGCGCCGTGTCCCACACCGGCGACTGGCAGCACTCCAGCCAGCGCATGTCCCCGTCGCGCACCTCGTAGCTGTCGAAGCAGGACAGCGCCTTGGCCAGGATGGGGTGATCCAGGGCGTAGCCCCGCAGGTGCAGGGCGATGATCGAGTACACCCAGGGGGGCTGGATGCCGCCCCAGCAGCCGTCGGACTCCTGGCGGCGGATGATCCACTGCTCGGCGAGCTTCATGGAGGTCTCCCGCAACCGCCACGGGGCCCGGTCGTGGAACCTGTGGAGGGCCTTGTCGAGACGCTGGAAACAGCCGGCGGGGGTGCGGATCGACCGGGGCACCCGTTCGGGCGGCACCGCCCCGGTGCGCAACTCGGCCAGGTCGAAACCCAGCTCGACCTGCGGACGGTAGGTGCTCACGATGGTCAGCGGGACGATCGTCTGGCGGGCCCAGCAGGCGAAGTCGTAGATGTTCAGCGGGATCCAGCGCGGCAGCAGGATCAACTCGGGGGGGATGGCGGGCAGGTCCCGCCACGACCACTGCCCGAACAGGGCCAGCCAGACGCGCGTGAAGACGCGGGCGCACTCCGGACCGCCCAGGTCGCGCACGAACTCGGCGGCCAGGAGCATGTGCTCGGCGTCGGGGCTGTCGCCGGCGAGGCGCAGCGCCACGTAGGCCTCGACGGCCAGCGAGAGGTCCGAGGGGCCCCCGTAGTGGGACGACCAACCGCCGTCGGGACACTGCTTGGAGCGGATCCAGTTGGCCGTGAGAGCCAGGGTCTCGTCGTCGCAGATACCCAGGAACGTGCGCAGCAGGAGATCCTCGGCCTCGATCGCCACGTTGGTCTCCAGGTCGCCCTTCCACCAGCCCGCCGGGTCCTGCAAGCCCAGCAGCGCCTCAGCCGAACGCTGCAGGGCGTCGGCCGCTTCCCGTTCGAGCTCACCGGTGTCCGCCGGCGGCACGAGCCACGGCGGCGCGGCCAGCGAGTCCTTGGCCGTCGTCATGCACGAACCTCCGTGGGGGCCTTCACGCTCCTGTCCGGTCCTCTCGGCGCCATCGGTCCTAATGGTCCCGGTCGACGATGAACGCGGCCAAGTCCGCCAGCTCGGCGGCCGCCGCGGGGTCCACGTCGGCCGACGCCACCGCCTCGAGGGCATTCTCCATGCAACGCCGCGCCGCTGCGGCCGTGGCGGAGCGGCCACCCAGCTCTTCGATGAGCAGCGCCGCCCTCGCCAGATCCTCCTCGTCGAGGTGGTCCCGACTGTAGAGGTCGGCAAGTTCGCTTGCTCCCGCCTGCCCGGAGTTCAGGGCGACGGTCACCGGCAGCGAACGCTTGCGCTCGCGCAGGTCGTTGCCGGCGGGCTTGCCCGTGACCTC
This DNA window, taken from bacterium, encodes the following:
- the shc gene encoding squalene--hopene cyclase, with product MTTAKDSLAAPPWLVPPADTGELEREAADALQRSAEALLGLQDPAGWWKGDLETNVAIEAEDLLLRTFLGICDDETLALTANWIRSKQCPDGGWSSHYGGPSDLSLAVEAYVALRLAGDSPDAEHMLLAAEFVRDLGGPECARVFTRVWLALFGQWSWRDLPAIPPELILLPRWIPLNIYDFACWARQTIVPLTIVSTYRPQVELGFDLAELRTGAVPPERVPRSIRTPAGCFQRLDKALHRFHDRAPWRLRETSMKLAEQWIIRRQESDGCWGGIQPPWVYSIIALHLRGYALDHPILAKALSCFDSYEVRDGDMRWLECCQSPVWDTALAVVALGDAGLRRDHPAMVSAADWLLDEEVRVRGDWAARRPQLAPGGWAFEFQNDNYPDLDDTAEVVLALGHAQASDPERANEAIARAVAWAEGMQSSDGGYAAFDADNVRRLCEQLPFCDFGEVIDPPSSDVTAHVVEMLCWVRAHTDIPVDARRLRRAVDWLWLDQERDGSWFGRWGVNHLYGLGAVLPALRAVGVPPSDRRIRRAVRWLHATQGPEGGWGEDLRSYESDSWRGRGDPTASQTAWALLALMAADEFGEPTRRGVAWLAGACRPNGTWEEPQYTGTGFQGYFYINYHLYRQVFPTMALGRFLRATAGEEPRR
- a CDS encoding D-isomer specific 2-hydroxyacid dehydrogenase family protein, which produces MTRQPLVAVEPQCWRRDDLAGAVSAGGGIVVPPAEAEGLIWADPQNPDLLGPVLHAAPQLRWIQLPYAGIEPYLAFLDDERLWTCGKGVYAEPVAEMALGMLLAGMRGFTSYLPARSWLEPEGRNLRDAAITILGGGGITVELLKLLAPFECDTTVLRRHPEPLPDADGVRIVGPASLDEALAGTDAVVVAMALTAETRGIIDAGALARMPEHCWLVNVARGEHVVTDDLVDALGAGTIAGAALDVTDPEPLPDGHPLWDLPNCIITPHVGNTPEMGMTLLNRRVTENVRRYAAGEPLLGPVNTALGY
- the hpnH gene encoding adenosyl-hopene transferase HpnH, with translation MGIPLRQAARVGAYMAANRLRGRHKYPLIVEMEPLFACNLACPGCGKIQHPTEILRKRLSVEECVGAMEECGAPMVSIAGGEPLLHPQIADIVEALLERKKFVYLCTNGVLLRRRMDQFKPSPYFSWAVHVDGLRERHDIAVAREGVFDEVVEAIRDAKKRGFRVTTNSTFFNTDTPESVRGVLDFLNDDLGVDSLMISPGYAYEKAPDQEHFLQVAETRRLFREAFADGRRKRWRLNHSPLFLDFLEGKVDYQCTPWGIPSYSVFGWQRPCYLMADGYAETYQELLETTDWDSYGRGRDERCASCMAHCGYEPSAVIATAGSLRQSLRALVAG
- a CDS encoding ABC transporter substrate-binding protein — its product is MRSRHGVAAVLTVAALLAAACSGDPTEQSEPASADTGSTPAVAATGVTSAAATAPAAGVDARDAGTAGSPEPVRIGVIMAVGGRLAPHDGPVLDALAYAVRQVNSSGGLLGRPLELLFEDSDSELNTAFDAARRLIDRDVAVIFTSCDPYFSRPVREAAHGAGALVIVPCGPEPLPTVATGRARVFSAGTSAQAYGRALAEYAVDAGISSAATLVEADKAEAVQMCDSFDRRFTELGGTRGFTLGFDRFWIAAQPVVGARATARALERVADHPAVVLCAAVGGRGIRMFELLRSAGIGTEVLAPAALDGVAWQRGVFGLEPLTVITEASTFGDDPSAQVNAYFASIITGDLRREPEDAAQDVDPRGLAEVEDRVGWAVTGAEALWIFIRAVQRTAGLDPAVLAADIEQFEAVELWMDSASFSPARHAVGGRALRVIRHDGGASRLIELRIPSGS